From one Flavobacteriales bacterium genomic stretch:
- the sprA gene encoding cell surface protein SprA, protein MHSFSTLYSDSVLKALRAALLIAMLLMVAEADAFIVLQVDSPEVELVYPITDPTAPGAGSTGLVNLGDPENIQNDVIYDPVTGQYIVNSSVGGSFDYRPPMSMTLEEYLNYDMEQSMQTFWLNKVEEESESAQKRMIPALKVRGKAFDRIFGGNTIDIKPRGSAEIIFGLNVSRTDNPRIPIQQRRITTFNFDQRIQLNLVGNIGDKMKITTNYNTQATFDFENQVKLDYTGYEDEIIQKIEAGNVSLPLRGTLIQGSQSLFGIKTQLKFGRLTATGIFSQEKGQRRNVQTQGGAQTTNFDIKTDEYEANKHYFLSYAFREQYENALRTLPTVNSGVMITRVEVWVTNLRQDFNQNRNVVAFTDLGEDASQSSIDAGRVSNDMPPGLLIDNPGTAADNAANSLYATVAANAGIRSFVNSSGALQALGLVPARHFEKLESARLLNPNEYSLNVRLGFITLNQQLNNDEVLAVAYQYTLDGQTFQVGEFSTDGISPPDALILRLLKATITNPRIPLWDLMMKNVYSLGAFQVNRENFRLDVVYNNPVTGVDINYIPRAPVDQIPLIQTVGLDRLDPNNAPNPDGWFDFIDGAATNGGTINTQNGRIFFPVLEPFGSYLDRQLIGPNPASPVQPEAIRKTIVYQQLYDSTKIAAQNIPELNRFKLKGSYRSASSDVINLNSVNIPQGSVVVTAGGVRLVENQDYTVDYNLGRVRILNQGILESGTPVNIALESNSLFSIQTRTLAGARFDYTINKDFVIGGTIMNLYERPLTQKVNAGEEPIANTIVGLDANWQSKSQWLTNVVDKLPFFATKQESNVNASIEGAYLIPGHSRAIGNAGTSYIDDFEGSVSTIDLRTQSLWFHASTPQGIELFPEGSLVNSLGNGFRRAQLSWYVIDPLFFRNNNLTPSHIANDPAMRSDHRMREVLENEVFPFRQLPAGTPNNIPVLDLTYYPNERGPYNYFSDQARLNPDGTFNDPEENWAGIMRRITTTDFESSNIESIQFWLMDPFSDAAPNGSNEDSQNTTGGTLYLDLGNISEDLLRDGRKAFENGLPKDAQDAAAPFDATEWGVVPITQNVVNAFALLESNSNLYQDVGMDGLHSNLGDAPQGNEQQFFGPYVNAVANAVTDPAALQRIQADPSNDDYQFFRGSQLDNQQASILERYKRFNNPEGNSVTDEDSPEDYPTQQTVIPTTEDINLDQNLAEGESYFHYALPLRPQDMVVGRNFITDRIEADASTPQGTKRVYWYQFKIPVRQPTARVNGIQDFRSIRFMRMYLHGWQQQATLRFARLEFVRGEWRKYASSLLTPQEVPASDPDPTTFNVAAVNIEENGSRYPINYVLPPGINKEVDVASANLRNLNEQSLQLQVCNLRDGDARGAFRNVSFDIRSYKKMRMFIHAESSDLNNPLNYGDITVFVRIGNDLDANYYEYEVPVAISAPFNNDAFNVWPEANDMVIEFAKLNDLKIQRDQSAFPRNLRFAGTDGDRRVFIKGSPNLSQLRSIMIGIRNPSKDGEEANPYSADNGLAKCAEVWVNELRLTDFDQRGGWAAIARVNAQLADLGTVSVAGNYSTPFWGSIDKRVSERQRETKYGVDIAANLEMGKFLPESTKLRVPLYLGYSEQVSNPQFDPLNPDIEWNDATRALTPDERRQRLKASRTYTRRRSMNLTNVRKERGEGKKERAWDVENLALTYSYTDQEYFDVNTAFENTRTYRGSIAYQFAPKPLALEPFKDIGLIGKSKWLKLLKDFNLNLGFKQINMRTSMDRMYLERLVRPNPDIESLPPRPTYNKNFNWVSQYGFKYDITKSLKVDFNANNMAVVGETPGRVNPKVGDEYALWKDSVLTSLQQWGEVTRYDHTTAITYTLPLDKLPLTDWITSNAGYTAGYQWDRAPFTQDTLGNTVQNSRNLSLNSQLNFVSLYNKSKWLKKINDKAKRQAPRPQTATARGGAAPKPEDDKNKPKEKFNVLENLARMLMAVRTGSFTYSQTNGTLLPGYGRTTNIIGMDNFGAPGLGFVLGQQNDDLNGDPVRDFARTAAANGWLVQNESIFNPYTTSRNENITARMSLEPFKGMRIELNANRTSARSTRSFFRWNEDLGSYVNDNPNETGSFSVSLFTWRTAFTKDDDNGVSTVFNEMLANRQVISGRLGATNPESVLDTTGYFTGYGSTNQDVVIPAFIAAYTGRSANSVNLNPFKQAPMPNWDITYDGLTKMEPFSKWFRTFTLKNSYRSTFSVASYQTNLLYVPGANEVDAAGNYIPQRQIMAVTIQEAMRPLIGFDATLKNGLLAKVEHNRDRNMSLGLTNYQVTETRGKEYVFGTGYRFKNVKLPFNVGDKKPNSDLNIRVDVSIRENVTVIRQMEQALNQVTAGQRVTSIKTSADYVLNQRLNVRLFYDRVVNKPFITTSFPSANSNFGISLRFTLTE, encoded by the coding sequence GTGCATTCCTTTTCCACCCTTTATTCCGATTCGGTGCTGAAGGCGCTCCGCGCGGCCCTGTTGATCGCCATGCTGCTCATGGTCGCTGAGGCCGATGCATTCATCGTGCTGCAGGTGGACAGCCCAGAGGTGGAGCTCGTGTACCCGATCACCGACCCTACGGCTCCTGGCGCAGGCAGCACTGGCCTGGTGAACCTGGGGGACCCTGAGAACATACAGAACGACGTGATCTACGACCCAGTGACGGGGCAGTACATCGTGAATAGCAGCGTGGGTGGCAGCTTCGATTACAGGCCTCCCATGAGCATGACCCTTGAGGAGTACCTCAATTATGACATGGAGCAATCCATGCAGACCTTCTGGCTGAACAAAGTGGAGGAGGAGAGCGAGAGCGCCCAGAAGCGAATGATCCCTGCGTTGAAGGTGCGGGGCAAGGCCTTCGACCGGATCTTCGGGGGCAATACCATCGACATCAAGCCGCGCGGTTCGGCTGAGATCATCTTCGGACTGAATGTGAGCCGCACGGACAACCCGCGGATCCCGATCCAGCAGCGGCGCATCACCACCTTCAACTTCGATCAGCGCATCCAGCTCAACCTGGTGGGCAACATCGGGGACAAGATGAAGATCACCACCAACTACAACACGCAGGCGACCTTCGACTTCGAGAACCAGGTGAAGCTCGACTACACGGGCTACGAGGACGAGATCATCCAGAAGATCGAGGCCGGCAACGTGAGCCTTCCGCTCCGCGGCACCCTGATCCAGGGCAGCCAGAGCCTCTTCGGCATCAAGACCCAATTGAAATTCGGCCGCCTCACGGCCACCGGCATCTTCAGCCAGGAGAAGGGCCAACGGCGCAACGTGCAGACCCAGGGCGGCGCGCAGACCACCAACTTCGACATCAAGACCGACGAATACGAGGCCAACAAGCACTACTTCCTCAGCTACGCGTTCCGGGAGCAGTACGAGAACGCCTTGCGCACCCTGCCCACGGTGAACAGCGGCGTGATGATCACGCGTGTGGAGGTGTGGGTCACCAACCTGCGGCAGGACTTCAACCAGAACCGCAACGTGGTGGCCTTCACCGACCTGGGCGAGGACGCCAGCCAGTCCAGCATCGATGCGGGCCGTGTGAGCAACGACATGCCGCCTGGCCTGCTGATCGACAATCCGGGCACCGCTGCGGACAATGCGGCCAACAGCCTTTACGCTACCGTGGCCGCCAATGCGGGCATCCGCAGCTTCGTGAACAGCAGCGGCGCCCTGCAAGCGTTGGGCCTGGTGCCCGCGCGGCATTTCGAGAAGCTTGAGAGCGCACGCTTGCTGAATCCCAACGAGTACTCGCTGAACGTGCGGCTGGGCTTCATCACCCTGAACCAGCAGCTCAACAACGATGAGGTGCTTGCTGTTGCCTACCAGTACACCCTCGACGGCCAGACCTTCCAGGTGGGCGAGTTCAGCACCGACGGCATCAGCCCGCCCGATGCGCTGATCCTGCGCCTGCTCAAGGCCACCATCACCAACCCGCGGATCCCCTTGTGGGACCTGATGATGAAGAACGTGTACTCGCTCGGCGCCTTCCAGGTGAACCGCGAGAACTTCAGGCTCGATGTGGTGTACAACAACCCGGTCACCGGGGTGGACATCAACTACATCCCACGCGCGCCCGTCGATCAGATCCCGCTGATCCAGACCGTGGGCCTCGACCGGTTGGACCCGAACAACGCGCCGAATCCCGATGGCTGGTTCGACTTCATCGACGGCGCGGCCACCAATGGCGGCACCATCAACACGCAGAACGGCCGCATCTTCTTCCCGGTGCTCGAGCCCTTCGGCAGCTACCTGGACCGGCAGCTCATCGGCCCCAACCCCGCCTCGCCGGTGCAGCCTGAAGCGATCCGGAAGACCATCGTGTACCAGCAGCTCTACGACAGCACCAAGATCGCCGCGCAGAACATCCCGGAGCTCAACCGATTCAAGCTGAAGGGCAGCTACCGCAGCGCCAGCAGCGATGTGATCAACCTCAACAGCGTGAACATCCCGCAGGGCAGCGTGGTGGTCACCGCCGGTGGCGTGCGCTTGGTGGAGAACCAGGACTACACCGTAGATTACAACCTGGGCCGCGTGCGCATCCTCAACCAGGGCATCCTCGAGAGCGGCACCCCGGTGAACATCGCCCTCGAGAGCAACTCGCTCTTCAGCATCCAGACCCGCACGCTGGCCGGTGCCCGCTTCGACTACACCATCAACAAGGACTTCGTGATCGGCGGCACCATCATGAACCTGTATGAACGGCCGCTCACGCAGAAGGTGAACGCCGGCGAAGAGCCCATCGCCAACACCATCGTGGGCCTCGATGCCAACTGGCAGAGCAAGTCGCAATGGCTCACCAACGTGGTGGACAAGCTGCCCTTCTTCGCCACGAAGCAAGAGAGCAACGTGAACGCCAGCATCGAAGGCGCATACCTGATTCCCGGCCACAGCCGCGCCATCGGCAACGCCGGCACCAGCTACATCGACGATTTCGAGGGCAGCGTGAGCACCATCGACCTGCGCACCCAGAGCCTTTGGTTCCATGCCAGCACGCCGCAGGGCATCGAGCTCTTCCCCGAGGGAAGCCTTGTCAACAGCCTGGGCAATGGCTTCCGCCGCGCGCAGCTCAGCTGGTACGTGATCGATCCGCTCTTCTTCCGCAACAACAACCTCACCCCGTCGCACATCGCCAACGACCCCGCCATGCGCAGCGATCACCGCATGCGCGAGGTGCTCGAGAATGAGGTGTTCCCCTTCCGTCAGCTCCCGGCGGGCACGCCCAACAACATCCCCGTGCTCGACCTCACCTATTACCCGAACGAGCGCGGGCCCTACAACTACTTCAGCGACCAGGCCCGATTGAATCCGGACGGGACCTTCAACGACCCGGAGGAGAACTGGGCGGGGATCATGCGGCGGATCACCACCACCGACTTCGAGAGCAGCAACATCGAGAGCATCCAGTTCTGGCTGATGGACCCCTTCAGCGATGCTGCGCCGAACGGAAGCAACGAGGATAGCCAGAATACCACGGGGGGGACGCTCTACCTCGACTTGGGGAACATCAGCGAGGACCTGCTCCGCGACGGGCGGAAGGCCTTCGAGAACGGGCTGCCCAAGGATGCGCAGGATGCCGCCGCGCCATTCGATGCCACCGAATGGGGCGTGGTGCCCATCACGCAGAACGTGGTGAACGCCTTCGCCCTTCTGGAAAGCAACAGCAACCTGTATCAGGACGTGGGCATGGACGGCCTGCACAGCAACCTCGGCGATGCCCCGCAGGGAAACGAGCAGCAGTTCTTCGGCCCTTATGTGAATGCGGTTGCCAACGCCGTGACCGACCCGGCTGCCCTTCAACGGATACAGGCCGACCCCAGCAACGACGACTACCAATTCTTCCGCGGCAGCCAGCTGGATAACCAGCAAGCCAGCATACTTGAGCGCTACAAGCGATTCAACAACCCCGAGGGCAACAGCGTGACCGACGAGGACAGCCCCGAGGATTACCCCACGCAGCAAACGGTGATCCCCACCACGGAGGACATCAATCTGGACCAGAACCTGGCCGAGGGCGAGAGCTACTTCCACTACGCGCTGCCGCTGCGCCCGCAGGACATGGTGGTGGGCCGCAACTTCATCACCGACCGCATCGAGGCCGATGCCAGCACGCCGCAAGGCACCAAGCGCGTCTATTGGTACCAGTTCAAGATCCCGGTGCGCCAGCCCACGGCCCGTGTGAATGGCATCCAGGACTTCCGGAGCATCCGTTTCATGCGCATGTACCTGCATGGCTGGCAGCAGCAGGCCACCCTGCGCTTCGCACGGCTGGAGTTCGTGCGGGGCGAATGGCGCAAGTACGCCAGCTCCCTGCTCACCCCGCAGGAAGTGCCCGCCAGCGACCCGGACCCCACCACCTTCAACGTGGCGGCCGTGAACATCGAGGAGAACGGATCGCGCTATCCGATCAATTACGTGCTCCCGCCGGGCATCAACAAGGAAGTTGACGTGGCCAGCGCGAACCTGCGCAACCTGAATGAGCAGAGCCTGCAGCTGCAGGTGTGCAACCTGCGCGACGGCGATGCGCGGGGCGCGTTCCGCAACGTGAGCTTCGACATCCGCAGCTACAAGAAGATGCGGATGTTCATCCATGCCGAGAGCAGCGACCTGAACAACCCGCTCAACTACGGCGACATCACCGTGTTCGTGCGCATCGGCAACGACCTCGATGCCAACTACTACGAGTACGAGGTGCCCGTGGCCATCAGCGCGCCCTTCAACAACGACGCCTTCAACGTATGGCCTGAGGCGAACGACATGGTGATCGAGTTCGCCAAGCTCAACGACCTGAAGATCCAGCGCGACCAGAGCGCCTTCCCGCGCAACCTGCGCTTCGCGGGCACCGATGGAGACCGACGCGTGTTCATCAAGGGCAGCCCCAACCTCAGCCAGCTGCGCAGCATCATGATCGGCATCCGGAATCCCAGCAAGGATGGGGAAGAGGCCAATCCCTACAGCGCTGACAACGGCCTGGCCAAATGCGCCGAGGTATGGGTGAATGAATTGCGCCTCACCGACTTCGACCAGCGCGGGGGCTGGGCCGCCATCGCACGCGTGAACGCGCAATTGGCCGACCTGGGCACCGTGAGCGTGGCCGGCAACTACAGCACGCCCTTCTGGGGCAGCATCGACAAGCGCGTGAGCGAGCGCCAGCGCGAGACCAAGTACGGCGTGGACATCGCCGCGAACCTGGAGATGGGCAAGTTCCTGCCTGAGAGCACCAAGCTCCGCGTGCCGCTCTACCTCGGCTACAGCGAGCAGGTGAGCAATCCGCAGTTCGATCCGCTCAACCCCGACATCGAATGGAACGACGCCACACGCGCGCTCACCCCCGATGAGCGGCGCCAGCGCCTGAAGGCCTCGCGCACCTACACGCGGCGGCGAAGCATGAACCTCACCAACGTGCGCAAGGAGCGCGGCGAAGGCAAGAAGGAGAGGGCCTGGGACGTGGAGAACCTCGCACTCACGTACAGCTACACCGACCAGGAGTACTTCGATGTGAACACCGCGTTCGAGAACACGCGCACCTACCGGGGCAGCATCGCCTACCAGTTCGCCCCCAAGCCGCTCGCCCTCGAGCCTTTCAAGGACATCGGCCTCATCGGCAAGAGCAAGTGGCTGAAGCTGCTCAAGGACTTCAACCTGAACCTGGGCTTCAAGCAGATCAACATGCGCACCAGCATGGACCGCATGTACCTCGAGCGCCTGGTGCGGCCCAACCCGGACATCGAATCACTGCCGCCCAGGCCCACTTACAACAAGAACTTCAACTGGGTGAGCCAGTACGGCTTCAAGTACGACATCACCAAGTCGCTCAAGGTGGACTTCAACGCCAACAACATGGCCGTGGTGGGGGAGACCCCCGGCCGCGTGAACCCCAAGGTCGGCGACGAGTACGCCCTCTGGAAGGACAGCGTGCTCACCAGCCTGCAGCAATGGGGCGAAGTGACCCGCTACGACCATACCACGGCCATCACCTACACGCTGCCCCTCGACAAGCTGCCGCTCACGGACTGGATCACCTCCAACGCGGGCTACACCGCAGGCTACCAATGGGACCGGGCGCCCTTCACCCAGGACACCTTGGGCAACACGGTGCAGAACTCGCGCAACCTCTCGCTGAACAGCCAGCTCAACTTCGTGTCGCTCTACAACAAGAGCAAGTGGCTGAAGAAGATCAACGACAAGGCCAAGCGCCAGGCCCCGCGTCCGCAGACCGCGACCGCGCGCGGCGGCGCGGCGCCCAAGCCCGAGGACGACAAGAACAAGCCCAAGGAGAAATTCAACGTGCTCGAGAACCTGGCGCGCATGCTCATGGCCGTGCGCACGGGCTCCTTCACCTACAGCCAGACCAACGGCACGCTGCTGCCCGGCTATGGCCGAACCACCAACATCATCGGCATGGACAACTTCGGCGCGCCGGGACTTGGGTTCGTGCTGGGCCAGCAGAACGACGACCTCAATGGCGACCCTGTGCGCGATTTCGCTCGCACCGCAGCGGCCAACGGCTGGCTGGTGCAGAATGAATCGATCTTCAACCCGTACACCACCTCGCGCAACGAGAACATCACCGCGCGCATGAGCCTGGAGCCCTTCAAGGGAATGCGCATCGAGCTCAACGCCAACCGCACCAGCGCCCGCAGCACCCGCTCCTTCTTCCGCTGGAATGAGGACCTGGGCAGTTACGTGAACGACAATCCCAACGAGACCGGGAGCTTCAGCGTAAGCCTGTTCACCTGGCGCACGGCGTTCACGAAGGACGATGACAACGGCGTGAGCACGGTCTTCAATGAGATGCTCGCCAACCGGCAGGTGATCAGCGGCCGTCTGGGGGCCACCAACCCGGAATCCGTGCTCGACACCACGGGTTACTTCACAGGCTATGGAAGCACCAATCAGGACGTGGTGATCCCGGCCTTCATCGCCGCCTACACGGGCCGATCGGCCAATTCGGTGAACCTCAATCCGTTCAAGCAGGCGCCCATGCCCAACTGGGACATCACGTACGATGGCCTGACCAAGATGGAGCCGTTCAGCAAGTGGTTCCGCACCTTCACCCTGAAGAACAGCTACCGCAGCACCTTCAGCGTGGCCAGCTACCAGACCAACCTGCTCTATGTGCCCGGCGCCAATGAGGTGGATGCCGCCGGTAACTACATCCCCCAGCGGCAGATCATGGCCGTCACCATCCAGGAGGCCATGCGGCCGCTGATCGGATTCGATGCCACGCTGAAGAACGGGCTGCTCGCCAAGGTGGAGCATAACCGCGACCGCAACATGAGCCTGGGCCTCACCAATTACCAGGTGACCGAGACGCGCGGCAAGGAATACGTGTTCGGCACGGGCTACCGCTTCAAGAACGTGAAACTGCCCTTCAACGTGGGCGACAAGAAACCCAACAGCGACCTGAACATCCGCGTGGACGTGAGCATCCGCGAGAACGTGACGGTGATCCGGCAAATGGAGCAGGCCCTCAATCAGGTAACGGCCGGCCAGCGCGTCACTTCCATCAAGACCAGCGCCGATTACGTGCTGAACCAGCGCCTCAATGTGCGCCTGTTCTATGACCGCGTGGTGAACAAGCCGTTCATCACCACCAGCTTCCCCAGCGCCAACAGCAACTTCGGAATCAGCCTGCGCTTCACGCTAACAGAGTAG
- the gcvH gene encoding glycine cleavage system protein GcvH: protein MNIPSDLKYTKDHEWLRIEGGSAVVGITDFAQGELGDIVFVDINSVGQALEREAVFGTVEAVKTVSDLFMPVSGTVEEVNPGLADDPASVNKDPYGAGWMVRLTLSDPSQANDLLSAEQYRALVGA from the coding sequence ATGAACATCCCCTCAGACCTCAAGTACACCAAGGACCACGAATGGCTCCGCATCGAGGGCGGCAGCGCCGTGGTGGGCATCACGGATTTCGCGCAGGGTGAGCTCGGCGACATCGTGTTCGTTGACATCAACTCCGTTGGCCAGGCGCTCGAGCGCGAGGCCGTGTTCGGCACGGTGGAGGCCGTGAAGACCGTGAGCGACCTCTTCATGCCCGTGAGCGGCACCGTTGAGGAAGTGAACCCCGGCTTGGCCGACGATCCCGCCAGCGTGAACAAGGACCCTTATGGCGCTGGCTGGATGGTGCGCTTGACGCTGAGCGATCCATCGCAAGCCAACGACCTGCTGAGCGCCGAACAGTACCGCGCGCTGGTGGGGGCCTGA
- the vanZ gene encoding VanZ family protein, whose protein sequence is MMRTWGWPLLWALLILLLCLMPGAALPAWHWADLFSIDKLVHAGLFAVLVLLVLRALPDPTLKAAAMAAMACVAYGGALELMQQFPALGRRGDWNDFLANGIGVGLGWAWQRRLWAKRRARITGSNA, encoded by the coding sequence ATGATGCGCACGTGGGGCTGGCCCTTGCTCTGGGCCCTGCTCATCCTCCTGCTCTGCCTGATGCCCGGGGCGGCGCTGCCCGCTTGGCATTGGGCCGATCTCTTCAGCATCGATAAACTCGTGCACGCCGGCCTATTCGCGGTGCTGGTCCTGCTGGTCCTGCGCGCCCTGCCCGACCCCACCCTGAAGGCCGCAGCGATGGCGGCTATGGCTTGCGTGGCCTATGGCGGCGCGCTGGAACTGATGCAGCAATTCCCGGCGCTAGGGCGGCGAGGCGACTGGAACGACTTCTTGGCCAATGGCATCGGCGTGGGACTCGGATGGGCATGGCAACGGCGTCTCTGGGCCAAGCGCCGGGCCCGGATCACCGGGTCGAATGCCTAG
- a CDS encoding energy transducer TonB has protein sequence MQARKNPDADLERRKTSFWAIGLLTALAFTLVAFEWTAFDRTQEGLGALELDLIEEEVIPPSATPPPPPPPPPAPTQVIEIVEDDVEVEETEVVEMEVTENTQVEAPVQREEEVVEEQIFTIVEEMPTFPGGEVEMRKYLGKSIKYPQMAQDAGISGTVFLTFEVDKDGKIKDVKVLRGIGGGCDEEAMRVVKAMPQWSPGKQRGKAVRVQFNLPVKFTLR, from the coding sequence ATGCAAGCGCGCAAGAACCCCGATGCCGACCTCGAGCGGCGCAAGACCAGCTTCTGGGCCATCGGCCTGCTCACCGCACTGGCCTTCACCCTGGTGGCCTTCGAATGGACCGCCTTCGATCGGACGCAGGAAGGCCTGGGCGCCTTGGAACTGGATCTCATTGAAGAAGAGGTGATCCCACCGAGTGCCACGCCGCCCCCACCGCCCCCGCCCCCGCCTGCACCCACCCAGGTGATCGAGATTGTTGAGGATGATGTGGAAGTGGAGGAGACCGAGGTGGTTGAGATGGAAGTGACCGAGAACACCCAGGTGGAAGCGCCGGTGCAGCGGGAGGAGGAAGTGGTGGAAGAGCAGATCTTCACCATCGTGGAGGAGATGCCCACCTTCCCTGGCGGCGAGGTGGAGATGCGCAAGTACCTGGGCAAATCGATCAAGTATCCCCAGATGGCGCAGGATGCCGGCATCAGCGGCACCGTGTTCCTCACCTTCGAGGTTGACAAGGACGGCAAGATCAAGGACGTGAAAGTGCTCCGTGGCATCGGCGGCGGATGCGACGAGGAGGCCATGCGCGTGGTGAAGGCCATGCCGCAATGGTCGCCCGGCAAGCAGCGCGGCAAGGCGGTGCGCGTGCAGTTCAACCTGCCCGTGAAGTTCACGCTTCGCTGA
- the cysN gene encoding sulfate adenylyltransferase subunit CysN, producing the protein MKDNSTHGYLDMDLLRFTTAGSVDDGKSTLIGRLLYDSKAIFDDQMEAMEKASSKRGTGEVDLSLLTDGLRAEREQGITIDVAYRYFATPKRKFIIADTPGHIQYTRNMVTGASTANLAIILVDARKGILEQTCRHSFIASLLGIPHVVFCINKMDLVDYDEATFTRIQKELEDFSSKLEVRDIRYIPISALKGDNVVDRSDRMSWYQGPTLMYLLENIHIAGDLNHIDRRFPVQYVVRPMTDEHHDFRGFAGRVQGGIFRKGDAVQVLPSGFQSTIRSLNLGEREVEEAFAPQSVVITLADEIDISRGDMIVSPNNAPETSQDIDVMLCWFNERPLQPGGKYALKHTSRDCRAMVKEVKYKMDISTLHKADGDQTIGMNDIGRVHLRTTVPLHFDKYARNRYTGSIILIDEGTNETVAAGMIV; encoded by the coding sequence ATGAAAGACAATAGCACGCACGGTTACTTGGATATGGACCTGCTGCGGTTCACGACCGCTGGAAGCGTCGACGACGGCAAGAGCACGCTCATCGGTCGTTTGCTTTATGACAGCAAGGCCATCTTCGACGATCAGATGGAGGCGATGGAAAAGGCCAGTTCCAAGCGGGGAACCGGAGAGGTCGACCTGTCGCTGCTGACGGATGGACTTCGTGCGGAACGTGAGCAAGGCATCACGATTGATGTGGCCTACCGCTACTTCGCCACGCCGAAGCGGAAGTTCATCATCGCTGATACACCGGGCCACATCCAGTACACGCGTAACATGGTCACAGGCGCCAGCACGGCGAACCTGGCGATCATCCTCGTGGACGCGCGCAAGGGCATCCTGGAGCAGACCTGCCGCCATTCGTTCATCGCATCCTTGCTCGGCATACCGCACGTGGTGTTCTGCATCAACAAGATGGACCTCGTGGACTACGACGAGGCCACCTTCACGCGCATCCAGAAGGAATTGGAGGACTTCAGCAGCAAGCTGGAGGTGCGCGACATCCGATACATCCCCATCAGTGCGCTGAAAGGGGACAATGTGGTGGACCGCAGCGATCGGATGAGCTGGTACCAGGGCCCCACGCTGATGTACCTGCTGGAGAACATCCACATCGCCGGCGATCTCAACCACATCGATCGCCGCTTCCCGGTGCAGTACGTGGTGCGCCCGATGACCGATGAGCACCATGACTTCCGCGGCTTCGCGGGCCGGGTGCAGGGCGGCATCTTTCGCAAGGGCGATGCGGTACAGGTGCTGCCCAGCGGCTTCCAGAGCACCATCAGGAGCCTCAACCTCGGCGAACGCGAAGTGGAGGAAGCCTTCGCACCGCAAAGCGTGGTGATTACCCTGGCCGATGAGATCGACATCAGCCGAGGCGACATGATCGTAAGTCCCAACAACGCCCCGGAAACCAGCCAGGACATCGATGTGATGCTCTGCTGGTTCAACGAGCGTCCCTTGCAGCCCGGCGGCAAATACGCGCTCAAGCACACCAGCCGCGATTGCCGCGCGATGGTGAAGGAGGTGAAGTACAAGATGGACATCAGCACCCTGCACAAGGCCGATGGCGACCAGACCATCGGCATGAACGACATCGGGCGCGTGCATCTGCGCACCACGGTGCCGCTGCACTTCGACAAGTACGCGCGCAACCGCTACACCGGCAGCATCATCCTGATCGATGAGGGCACCAATGAGACCGTGGCCGCCGGGATGATCGTATGA
- the cysD gene encoding sulfate adenylyltransferase subunit CysD, which yields MHSYRLTHLKELESESMHILREVAAQFENPALLFSGGKDSIVCFHLARKAFFPAKVPFPLVHVDTGHNFEETMTFRDNLVKEHGAKLIVGSVQESIDQGKVQEETGFYASRNKLQTVTLLDTIEKHKIDCAIGGGRRDEEKARAKERVFSHRDEFGQWDPKNQRPELWNLYNGKKRPGEHFRAFPISNWTEMDVWQYILLENIPIPSIYFSHVREVFDRDGVIYANSSFMRLKPEEKPRQMRVRFRTIGDMSCTGAVDSPASTLEEIIEEVASSRVTERGSRMDDKRSEAAMEDRKKEGYF from the coding sequence ATGCATTCGTACCGACTGACGCACCTGAAAGAGCTCGAGAGCGAGAGCATGCACATCCTGCGTGAAGTAGCTGCTCAGTTCGAGAACCCCGCCCTGCTCTTCAGTGGCGGCAAGGACAGCATCGTGTGCTTCCACCTCGCGCGCAAGGCCTTCTTCCCGGCGAAGGTCCCCTTCCCGCTCGTGCACGTGGACACCGGCCACAACTTCGAGGAGACCATGACCTTCCGGGATAACCTGGTGAAGGAGCATGGAGCCAAGCTGATCGTGGGGAGCGTGCAGGAGAGCATCGACCAAGGGAAAGTGCAGGAGGAAACCGGCTTCTATGCCAGCCGCAACAAACTGCAGACGGTGACGCTTCTCGATACCATTGAGAAACACAAGATCGACTGCGCCATCGGCGGCGGCCGGCGCGATGAGGAGAAAGCCCGGGCCAAGGAGCGTGTGTTCAGTCACCGTGATGAATTCGGCCAATGGGACCCCAAGAACCAGCGACCGGAGCTCTGGAACCTCTACAACGGCAAGAAGCGACCGGGCGAGCACTTCCGGGCCTTCCCCATCAGCAACTGGACGGAGATGGATGTGTGGCAGTACATCCTGCTGGAGAACATCCCCATCCCCAGCATCTACTTCAGCCATGTGCGCGAAGTCTTCGATCGCGACGGCGTGATCTACGCGAACAGTTCCTTCATGCGCTTGAAGCCGGAGGAGAAGCCCCGGCAGATGCGCGTGCGTTTCCGCACCATCGGTGATATGAGCTGCACCGGTGCAGTGGATTCACCGGCGTCAACGCTCGAGGAGATCATCGAGGAAGTGGCGTCGTCGCGCGTGACGGAGCGCGGCTCGCGGATGGATGACAAGCGGAGCGAGGCGGCGATGGAAGATCGGAAGAAAGAAGGCTATTTCTGA